The genomic stretch CAGCAGGAAGGATACCAACGGGTTCCTGATGAGTACTATGGGTCGCACAAGCAGCATATAGTTCAAAATAGGGCTGCAACTTACAACTTTCAGTTTAATTGAAAGGGGTTACAGGAGCCCACCGGCGGGCAGCAACCGGCAAGCCGGAATTATCCGCAGGACAGGGAAAAAGCAGGATTGGGGATGTCTCTGCCCAAACTTTTTTAATATTTTAAAAAGATTAATAAATTTATCCCGCATTTCACTTCTAACACAATAGTCCAAAGCCAATGTCATCTATCCCAGCAGACCGGTCGGGTTTAAATTACCAGATCATACAGCAACTGTATTATGGCAGGCTATTATCCTGTGCCGACCTTAGCGAACGGACTGACAAAAGTATTCCCCTGGTCACTACAGCTGTAAACCACCTCATCAAGGCGGGGTATGTGGTAAAGAAAGGATATGCCCCTTCCAGCGGGGGGCGCAGACCGCTGCTCTATACCCTGAAGGCCGACAAACTCTATATGGTAACCGTGGCCATGGACCAGCTCAGCACGCGGATCGCTATTGTGGACCTGAACAACAATTTTGTTTCAGGGATTGAACTGGCCGACCTCCGCCTGCTGGGTAACCCGCAGGCGCTGCATGAACTGGTGAAGCTGATCAACGGTCACCTCCGGCGCTGCAAACTTCCCAAAGAAAGGATCATTGGCGTAGGCGTGGGCATGCCCGGACTGGTCAATGCACAGCAGGGGATCAACTATTCCTACCTGGATCCCGGCAAGGAAACGCTCAGCCAGTACCTGTCGGCCGCCATCGGCATACCAGTCTATATAGATAATGATTCCAGTCTTATCGCCCTGGCCGAACTGAAATTTGGTAAGGCAAAAGGATTCCGCAATGTGATGGTCATTAACCTCAGCTGGGGTATCGGGCTGGGCATGATCATCAACGGCCAGCTGTTCCGCGGCGATGACGGGTTTGCCGGTGAGTTCAGCCATATTCCCATTTCAGAAAAAGGCAATCTCTGCTATTGTGGCAAACAGGGCTGCCTGGAATCCGAAGCTTCTCTCCTGGCAGTAGCAGGCCATGCGTTGGCTGGTCTTAAGAATGGCAGGCACTCCCGGTTGAAAAGTCTCAAGGATAAATCGCAGCTGGCTGTTGGCAATGCCCTGATGGACCTGGCCATTGAAGGCGATCAGTATGCCATTGAACTGCTGCAGGAAGCTGCTTATAAGATTGGCCGGGGACTTTCTATCCTTGTACATATCAACAATCCCAAGGCCCTGGTGCTGAGCGGCAAAGGAGTTAAGGTGGGTAAGCTGGTGCTGGCGCCAATCCAGCAGGCGCTTAACCGTTACTGTATTCCGCGACTGGCCCACAACACGGAACTGTTGCTGTCTGAGATGGGGATCGATGCCGAGCTATACGGTGCCGCTATCCTGGTGATGGAACATTTTAACAGGGAGCAGTTCCCGCCCGCCGGCAGGAAAAAGGCTGTGCCTAAAAAAGCAGCCGCCAGGAAATAATTTATCATTTGTCAAAGTCATC from Candidatus Pseudobacter hemicellulosilyticus encodes the following:
- a CDS encoding ROK family transcriptional regulator: MSSIPADRSGLNYQIIQQLYYGRLLSCADLSERTDKSIPLVTTAVNHLIKAGYVVKKGYAPSSGGRRPLLYTLKADKLYMVTVAMDQLSTRIAIVDLNNNFVSGIELADLRLLGNPQALHELVKLINGHLRRCKLPKERIIGVGVGMPGLVNAQQGINYSYLDPGKETLSQYLSAAIGIPVYIDNDSSLIALAELKFGKAKGFRNVMVINLSWGIGLGMIINGQLFRGDDGFAGEFSHIPISEKGNLCYCGKQGCLESEASLLAVAGHALAGLKNGRHSRLKSLKDKSQLAVGNALMDLAIEGDQYAIELLQEAAYKIGRGLSILVHINNPKALVLSGKGVKVGKLVLAPIQQALNRYCIPRLAHNTELLLSEMGIDAELYGAAILVMEHFNREQFPPAGRKKAVPKKAAARK